A part of Primulina eburnea isolate SZY01 chromosome 10, ASM2296580v1, whole genome shotgun sequence genomic DNA contains:
- the LOC140803367 gene encoding uncharacterized protein, which produces MNPPYYLTPGTSTEINLNHSGASANMTDSCAREDMTSSDPPGQSQSPTTPAAADLHNVLTPDTRYQTHAGIILCLPAQQKRIKSSKSQPIHKKQQPKNLASSSQMTDNRSLKPESNIPVRPKELTRDETRCMLMNKARTEVIRYLRD; this is translated from the exons ATGAATCCCCCATATTATCTGACACCTGGAACGAGCACCGAGATCAATCTCAATCACTCAGGCGCCTCTGCAAACATGACTGATTCATG TGCAAGGGAGGATATGACCTCTAGTGATCCCCCAGGCCAATCTCAATCACCGACGACTCCAGCGGCTGCTGATTTACATAATGTCTTGACCCCTGATACTCGGTATCAAACACATGCCGGCATCATCTTATGCCTTCCTGCTCAACAGAAAAGAATCAAAAGTAGCAAATCTCAGCCAATTCATAAAAAACAGCAACCTAAAAATCTTGCTTCATCGAGTCAGATGACAGACAATCGCTCCCTGAAACCCGAG AGTAACATTCCCGTGAGGCCCAAGGAGTTGACTCGGGATGAGACTCGCTGTATGCTGATGAACAAGGCCCGGACAGAAGTCATTCGATATCTCCGTGACTAG